Proteins encoded by one window of Rhodamnia argentea isolate NSW1041297 chromosome 6, ASM2092103v1, whole genome shotgun sequence:
- the LOC115741492 gene encoding putative calcium-binding protein CML19, with protein sequence MARLEDQYERVFRCFDEDGDGKLSPSELRRHVGLTGGVLLLTEAEVAVESLDSDGDGLLCLEDFVGFMENGSEEEKTDDLREAFGMYATEGCGFITPKSLKRMLSRLGQSKSVYECEAMIGHFDLDGDGVISFDEFKRVFRCFDEDGDGKLSPSELRRRVGLTGGVLLLTEAEVAVESLDSDGDGLLCLEDFVGFMENRSEEEKVGDLREAFGMYATEGCGFITPKSLKRMLSRLGQSKSVYECEAMIGHFDLDGDGVISFDEFKVMMN encoded by the exons ATGGCGAGACTCGAGGATCAATACGAGCGCGTGTTCCGGTGCTTCGATGAGGATGGAGACGGTAAGCTCTCGCCTTCAGAGCTGAGGCGGCACGTGGGCTTGACAGGGGGAGTACTGCTCCTGACAGAAGCGGAGGTGGCGGTGGAGTCGCTGGACTCGGACGGCGACGGCCTCCTGTGCTTGGAGGACTTTGTTGGTTTCATGGAAAATGGGAGCGAGGAAGAGAAGACGGACGACTTGAGAGAGGCTTTCGGGATGTACGCGACGGAGGGGTGCGGGTTCATCACGCCCAAGAGCCTCAAGAGGATGCTCTCCAGGCTGGGGCAATCCAAGAGCGTGTATGAGTGTGAGGCCATGATAGGTCACTTCGATCTGGACGGAGATGGGGTGATCAGCTTCGATGAGTTTAAG CGTGTGTTCCGGTGCTTCGATGAGGATGGAGACGGTAAGCTCTCGCCTTCAGAGCTGAGGCGGCGCGTGGGCCTGACAGGGGGAGTGCTGCTCCTGACGGAAGCGGAGGTGGCGGTGGAGTCGCTGGACTCGGACGGGGACGGCCTCCTCTGCTTGGAGGACTTCGTTGGTTTCATGGAAAATAGGAGCGAGGAAGAGAAGGTGGGCGACTTGAGAGAGGCTTTCGGGATGTACGCGACGGAGGGGTGCGGGTTCATCACGCCCAAGAGCCTCAAGAGGATGCTCTCCAGGCTGGGGCAGTCCAAGAGCGTGTATGAGTGCGAGGCCATGATAGGTCACTTCGATCTTGATGGAGATGGGGTGATCAGCTTCGATGAGTTTAAGGTTATGATGAATTGA
- the LOC115741577 gene encoding probable ubiquitin-like-specific protease 2A isoform X2, translated as MPKRKQREIISVDDFCASAAAGPNRRRNNNASFSKHPNKLDTNKFECCFRNIWQGLSEDKKGSFTFLDSLWFPLYMNESSREKVLKWIEKKCILSKKYVVIPIVYWGHWSLLILCHFGDRKSKNRTPCMILLDSLHMANPKRLEPEIRKFVVDIYKAEAKERPKKKPATSQIPLLVPKVPQQRNGEDCGRFVLYFTSLFVENAPKNFSTDDGYPYFMKEDWFCPQDLDRFCSGLIL; from the exons ATGCCGAAGAGAAAGCAACGTGAAATCATATCCGTTGATGATTTCTGCgcttctgctgctgctg GGCCAAATAGGAGACGGAACAATAATGCTTCCTTTTCCAAGCACCCGAATAAGTTAGACACCAATAAATTTGAGTGTTGCTTCAG GAATATATGGCAGGGTCTTTCAGAAGATAAGAAGGGTTCGTTCACTTTTCTGGACAGCCTGTGGTTTCCCCTGTACATGAACGAATCATCGAGGGAAAAAGTTCTGAAGTGGATTGAGAAGAAGTGTATCCTCTCCAAGAAATATGTTGTCATACCCATTGTTTATTG GGGACATTGGAGTCTCTTGATCTTATGTCATTTTGGTGATAGAAAATCGAAGAACAGGACACCATGCATGATATTGCTTGATTCACTGCACATGGCAAACCCTAAGAGACTGGAACCGGAGATAAGAAA GTTTGTAGTGGACATTTATAAAGCTGAAGCCAAGGAGAGACCAAAAAAGAAACCAGCAACTTCTCAGATTCCACTCTTGGTGCCTAAG GTACCACAACAGAGAAATGGGGAGGACTGTGGCCGTTTTGTTCTTTACTTCACCAGTTTATTTGTTGAGAATGCTCCCAAGAATTTCAGCACAGATGATGGCTACCCTTACTTT ATGAAAGAGGACTGGTTCTGTCCTCAAGACTTGGATCGTTTTTGCAGTGGACTTATATTATAA
- the LOC115741577 gene encoding probable ubiquitin-like-specific protease 2A isoform X1, which translates to MPKRKQREIISVDDFCASAAAGNCFHFLVTVNDCFELSFAWPNRRRNNNASFSKHPNKLDTNKFECCFRNIWQGLSEDKKGSFTFLDSLWFPLYMNESSREKVLKWIEKKCILSKKYVVIPIVYWGHWSLLILCHFGDRKSKNRTPCMILLDSLHMANPKRLEPEIRKFVVDIYKAEAKERPKKKPATSQIPLLVPKVPQQRNGEDCGRFVLYFTSLFVENAPKNFSTDDGYPYFMKEDWFCPQDLDRFCSGLIL; encoded by the exons ATGCCGAAGAGAAAGCAACGTGAAATCATATCCGTTGATGATTTCTGCgcttctgctgctgctggtaATTGTTTCCACTTTCTGGTGACGGTGAACGACTGTTTCGAGCTTAGTTTTGCAT GGCCAAATAGGAGACGGAACAATAATGCTTCCTTTTCCAAGCACCCGAATAAGTTAGACACCAATAAATTTGAGTGTTGCTTCAG GAATATATGGCAGGGTCTTTCAGAAGATAAGAAGGGTTCGTTCACTTTTCTGGACAGCCTGTGGTTTCCCCTGTACATGAACGAATCATCGAGGGAAAAAGTTCTGAAGTGGATTGAGAAGAAGTGTATCCTCTCCAAGAAATATGTTGTCATACCCATTGTTTATTG GGGACATTGGAGTCTCTTGATCTTATGTCATTTTGGTGATAGAAAATCGAAGAACAGGACACCATGCATGATATTGCTTGATTCACTGCACATGGCAAACCCTAAGAGACTGGAACCGGAGATAAGAAA GTTTGTAGTGGACATTTATAAAGCTGAAGCCAAGGAGAGACCAAAAAAGAAACCAGCAACTTCTCAGATTCCACTCTTGGTGCCTAAG GTACCACAACAGAGAAATGGGGAGGACTGTGGCCGTTTTGTTCTTTACTTCACCAGTTTATTTGTTGAGAATGCTCCCAAGAATTTCAGCACAGATGATGGCTACCCTTACTTT ATGAAAGAGGACTGGTTCTGTCCTCAAGACTTGGATCGTTTTTGCAGTGGACTTATATTATAA
- the LOC115732717 gene encoding LOW QUALITY PROTEIN: putative calcium-binding protein CML23 (The sequence of the model RefSeq protein was modified relative to this genomic sequence to represent the inferred CDS: deleted 1 base in 1 codon), with protein MARLGDQYERVFRCFDEDGDGKLSPSELRRRVCLTGGVLLLTEAEVVVESLDSDGDGLLCLEDFVGFMENASEEEKTDDLREAFGMYATDGCGFITPKSLKRMLSRLGQSKSMDECEAMIGHFDLDGDGVISFDEFKRVFRCFDEDGDGKLSPSELRQRVGLMGGELLLKEAEVAIESLDSDGDGLLCLEDFIGFMEGGDEEEKMGDLREAFGMYATEGCGFITPKSLKRMLSRLGQSESVDECEAMIVHFDVDGDGVISFDEFKVMMM; from the exons ATGGCGAGACTCGGGGATCAATACGAGCGTGTGTTCCGGTGCTTCGATGAGGATGGAGACGGTAAGCTCTCGCCTTCGGAGCTGAGGCGGCGCGTGTGCTTGACAGGGGGAGTCCTGCTCCTGACAGAagcggaggtggtggtggagtCGCTGGACTCGGACGGCGATGGCCTCCTGTGCTTGGAGGACTTCGTTGGGTTCATGGAAAATGCGAGCGAGGAAGAGAAGACGGACGACTTGAGAGAGGCTTTCGGGATGTACGCGACGGACGGGTGCGGGTTCATCACGCCCAAGAGCCTCAAGAGGATGCTCTCCAGGCTGGGGCAATCCAAGAGCATGGATGAA TGCGAGGCCATGATAGGTCACTTCGATCTGGACGGAGATGGGGTGATCAGCTTCGATGAGTTTAAG CGTGTGTTCCGGTGCTTCGATGAGGATGGAGATGGTAAGCTTTCGCCTTCAGAGCTGAGGCAGCGCGTGGGCTTGATGGGCGGAGAGCTGCTCCTGAAGGAAGCTGAGGTGGCCATCGAGTCGCTGGACTCGGACGGGGACGGCCTCCTCTGCTTGGAGGACTTCATTGGGTTCATGGAAGGTGGGGACGAGGAAGAGAAGATGGGGGACTTGAGAGAGGCTTTCGGGATGTACGCGACGGAGGGGTGCGGGTTCATCACGCCCAAGAGCCTCAAGAGGATGCTCTCCAGGCTGGGGCAGTCCGAGAGCGTGGATGAGTGCGAGGCCATGATAGTTCATTTCGATGTCGATGGCGATGGGGTGATCAGCTTCGATGAATTTAAGGTTATGATGATGTAA
- the LOC115741491 gene encoding uncharacterized protein LOC115741491 — MGACVSVEDDDANGRVAEKRLIPCPSRLDGAFAAQRKLSSQHSITSWTSTGSNEEMFFDAQAWQECSSEDDFFSVNGDFVPSGASSPTHRSSFAGFPPATRTLSASRSSIFNHESPSFTEKKEPLDHGSVLPNYKHKKEIQLVQFFQDRFWTSQAGLLDHYSHPHDQGITHSMLKSKPKGP; from the exons ATGGGTGCCTGTGTTTCGGTCGAAGACGATGATGCTAATGGGAGAGTGGCGGAGAAACGCCTGATTCCGTGTCCTTCTCGGCTGGATGGGGCTTTTGCTGCCCAACGCAAACTCAGTTCTCAGCATTCCATCACTTCGTGGACCAGTACAG GTAGTAACGAGGAGATGTTTTTCGATGCACAAGCGTGGCAGGAATGCAGCTCTGAGGATGATTTCTTCAGCGTCAACGGAG ATTTCGTTCCATCTGGTGCAAGCAGTCCGACTCATCGGAGCAGCTTCGCTGGCTTCCCACCTGCGACCAGAACTCTGTCTGCGAGCAGAAGCAGCATTTTCAATCATGAATCGCCGTCGTTTACGGAGAAAAAAGAGCCCCTTGATCACGGCAGTGTCCTTCCCAACTACAAGCACAAGAAGGAGATACAGCTGGTTCAGTTCTTTCAAGACAGATTTTGGACCAGTCAGGCTGGACTACTTGATCATTACAGCCACCCTCACGATCAAGGCATAACCCACAGCATGTTGAAGTCGAAGCCAAAAGGTCCTTAG
- the LOC115741490 gene encoding conserved oligomeric Golgi complex subunit 2 codes for MVEFIPSPPPAPPRSATDLFSDPLDSHPLWFKPSAFLSQDFDSESYISELRTFVPVDTFRSELQSHLYSLNYELIDLINRDYNDFVNLSTKLVDVDAAIVRMRAPLLELRDKIEGFRGNVEGSLVALRNGLKQRSEAASEREVLEQLLDTFHVVSKVEKLIKELPSVPADWSNGDVNSAENGSSISNGLSLNHVAENGTNLRETQSMLLERIASEMNRLKFYMAHAQDLPFVENMEKRIQNASRLLDASLAHCFVDGLEHQDANAIYNCLRAYAAIDNTTSAEEIFRTTVVSPVIQKIIPYGQSGMAAPGDALESDYQSIKRSIREDCKFLLDIASTENSGLHVFDFLANSILKEVLVAIQKAKPSAFSPGRPTEFLKNYKSSLDFLAHLEGYCPSRSAVAKFRGEAVYLEFMKQWNIGVYFSLRFQEIAGALDSALTTTSLIPLQNSSPDKESLMLKQSVTLLDSLKSCWRDDVLIISCSDKFLRLSLQLISRYSNWLSSGLAARKMGTTGSHPGCEWAIAALPDDLIYVIHDVRFLAREVGGDYLGLVLRLLSSCSAEVRNSVKDSILQGGKSLNDIVPSIINAIVEALVEKSVEDLRQLKGITATYRMTNKPLPVRHSPYVAGVLRPLKTFLDGERANVYLTTDVRNELILSAATEVTGRYNELASDLVNVARKTESSLQRIRQGAQRRAGASSDVSEQNVSDTDKICMQLFLDIQEYGRNLSVLGVEAADIPAYRSLWQCVAPPDRQNVISF; via the exons ATGGTAGAATTTATCCCGTCTCCACCACCGGCGCCGCCGAGATCTGCCACGGATCTGTTTTCTGACCCGCTCGACTCCCATCCCCTCTGGTTCAAGCCCTCCGCTTTCCTCTCCCAGGACTTCGACTCCGAGTCCTACATCTCCGAGCTCCGGACCTTCGTCCCCGTCGACACCTTCAGGTCCGAGCTCCAGAGCCACCTTTACTCCCTCAATTACGAGCTCATCGACCTCATCAACCGCGACTACAACGATTTCGTCAACCTCAGCACCAAGCTCGTCGACGTGGATGCCGCCATTGTGCGGATGCGAGCTCCGCTGTTGGAGCTGAGGGACAAGATTGAAGGATTCAGGGGAAACGTGGAGGGATCGCTCGTGGCTCTGCGCAATGGTCTGAAGCAGCGGTCGGAGGCCGCATCTGAGAGGGAGGTGTTGGAGCAGTTGCTCGACACTTTTCACGTCGTGTCCAAGGTCGAGAAACTGATAAAGGAGCTACCGAGCGTGCCTGCAGATTGGTCAAATGGGGATGTGAATTCGGCCGAAAATGGCTCCTCCATCAGTAACGGACTGTCCTTGAATCATGTTGCTGAGAATGGAACGAATCTAAGAGAGACTCAAAGCATGCTCCTGGAAAGAATTGCCAGTGAGATGAATCGACTCAAGTTCTACATGGCTCATgcacag GACCTACCTTTTGTTGAGAACATGGAGAAGAGGATTCAGAATGCCAGCCGGCTGCTTGATGCAAGCTTGGCTCATTGTTTCGTGGATGGGTTGGAGCATCAAGATGCTAATGCAATTTACAATTGCCTACGTGCATATGCTGCTATCGATAACACCACTAGTGCTGAAGAAATTTTCCGGACCACCGTTGTGTCTCCTGTGATACAGAAAATTATTCCATATGGACAGTCTGGAATGGCGGCACCAGGAGACGCGCTTGAAAGTGATTATCAATCAATTAAGCGAAGTATAAGAGAAGATTGTAAATTTTTACTGGATATTGCTTCCACAG AAAATTCTGGTTTACATGTATTTGATTTCTTGGCTAATTCTATCCTTAAAGAGGTTCTGGTTGCTATTCAAAAGGCAAAGCCCAGTGCCTTTTCTCCAGGAAGACCCACAGAATTCTTAAAAAACTATAAATCGAGTCTCGATTTTTTAGCTCATCTGGAAG GCTACTGTCCATCCAGATCTGCTGTTGCTAAATTTCGTGGAGAAGCAGTCTATCTAGAGTTCATGAAGCAATGGAATATTGGGGTTTATTTTTCGTTAAG ATTTCAGGAGATAGCAGGGGCATTAGATTCAGCACTTACAACGACTAGTCTTATCCCACTTCAGAATTCAAGTCCTGATAAAGAAAGTTTGATGTTGAAGCAAAGTGTTACACTTTTGGATAGCCTAAAATCCTGCTGGAGAGATGATGTTCTCATTATTTCCTGCTCTGACAAGTTTCTGCGTTTGTCTTTGCAGCTCATTTCCAG GTATTCTAATTGGTTGTCGTCTGGACTTGCCGCTCGCAAGATGGGTACTACAGGTTCCCATCCCGGATGTGAGTGGGCTATCGCTGCTTTGCCAGATGACTTAATCTAT gTTATTCATGATGTTCGCTTTCTTGCAAGAGAAGTCGGTGGTGATTACTTGGGACTTGTGCTTCGGCTTCTCTCTTCATGCTCTGCCGAAGTTCGTAATTCTGTGAAAGACAGCATTTTGCAGGGAGGAAAATCATTGAACGACATTGTCCCTTCAATCATTAATGCAATTGTGGAAGCTCTTGTTGAGAAGTCTGTTGAG gACTTAAGGCAGCTGAAGGGAATAACGGCGACTTACCGGATGACGAATAAACCTCTTCCTGTCAGGCATTCACCATACGTAGCAGGTGTCTTGCGTCCCTTGAAG ACTTTCCTGGATGGAGAGCGTGCAAATGTATACTTGACCACAGATGTTAGGAATGAACTGATACTGAGTGCTGCCACTGAGGTTACTGGCCGCTACAATGAATTGGCCTCTGACCTTGTTAATGTG GCTAGGAAAACAGAATCTTCGCTTCAAAGAATACGTCAGGGTGCACAGAGACGAGCTGGAGCAAGCTCGGATGTATCGGAACAAAATGTGTCCGACACAGATAAGATCTGTATGCAATTATTCCTAGACATTCAG GAGTACGGGCGCAACCTTTCAGTGCTTGGTGTTGAAGCAGCTGATATTCCGGCATATCGTTCCTTATGGCAGTGTGTTGCTCCCCCTGACCGGCAAAATGTGATCAGTTTCTAG